The proteins below are encoded in one region of Micromonospora pisi:
- a CDS encoding type IV secretory system conjugative DNA transfer family protein, which yields MSGNTTRLRGGGLTSGSDYAIIAIIGVAGFAMVGTWLSGQVAGLLFELTWPDVSIGDAFTIAVALPKHPADPRLAWPAHTQAQLPGPVGLYTAMAVVLATMVTVAVLVGRRWGTDRQARGMASRQQLAKNLSAAAVLRKAPRLRPGLTGKPQLSDVAVELGLAGRMPLYASLESSVLVVAAPRQGKTSQVIIPWLRGFPGAAVVTSVRPDVLEATATLRAGTAWVMELTGDLTWPHRVTWTPIAGCERYDIARKRADVMIQVGKQDGADATNAGFFGLTATNLMAAWLHTAALTGRTMADVLVWSTDDTNDEPVKLLRDVYGARDGVLRMLDGFYRQPATTRSNLWTTVQTGTSCLFGEAAHQVFSGPTSDSFDVETFLRSGTDTIYLLVDENQAEALAPLVTAFVDEITTTAKRLALRAPTGRLDPPLGMILDEVTNVVPLPDLPQLMSYAAGSGIFVAAVLQNLAAAEQRWGAVGRKMLWANSTIKIALGGLAGADLDDFSQLAGTYRETLLVPQRNAHGVSVQATVVDRKTMAPEAIRVLDEEHREALVIHATTPAVKTRMVRHYESRHAKDYARATRDARTLMDHTPKANR from the coding sequence ATGAGCGGCAACACCACTCGGCTGCGAGGGGGCGGCCTGACCAGCGGATCGGACTACGCGATCATCGCGATCATCGGGGTCGCGGGGTTCGCGATGGTCGGCACCTGGCTGTCGGGACAGGTCGCCGGGCTCCTGTTCGAACTCACCTGGCCGGACGTGTCGATCGGCGACGCGTTCACCATCGCGGTCGCCCTGCCCAAACACCCGGCCGATCCGCGTCTGGCCTGGCCCGCGCACACCCAGGCACAGCTGCCCGGTCCGGTCGGGCTCTACACCGCGATGGCAGTGGTGCTCGCGACCATGGTCACCGTCGCGGTGCTGGTGGGCCGGCGGTGGGGCACGGACCGGCAGGCCAGGGGCATGGCATCCCGTCAGCAGCTGGCCAAGAACCTGTCAGCCGCCGCCGTCCTGCGCAAAGCGCCCCGACTCCGCCCCGGACTCACCGGGAAGCCGCAGCTGTCCGATGTCGCGGTGGAACTCGGGCTCGCCGGGCGGATGCCGTTGTACGCGAGCCTGGAATCGTCGGTGCTGGTCGTGGCCGCACCCCGCCAGGGCAAAACCTCCCAGGTCATCATCCCGTGGCTGCGCGGGTTCCCCGGTGCCGCCGTGGTCACCTCGGTCCGCCCCGACGTGCTGGAAGCCACGGCGACGTTGCGCGCCGGGACCGCGTGGGTGATGGAGCTGACCGGGGACCTCACCTGGCCACACCGGGTCACCTGGACCCCGATCGCCGGCTGCGAACGCTACGACATCGCCCGCAAACGCGCCGACGTCATGATCCAGGTCGGGAAACAGGACGGGGCCGACGCAACCAACGCCGGGTTCTTCGGCCTGACCGCCACGAATCTCATGGCCGCGTGGCTGCACACCGCCGCCCTCACCGGCAGAACCATGGCCGATGTCCTGGTCTGGTCGACCGATGACACCAACGACGAACCCGTCAAGCTCCTGCGCGACGTCTACGGGGCCCGCGACGGGGTGCTGCGAATGCTCGACGGGTTCTACCGCCAGCCAGCCACCACCCGTTCGAACCTCTGGACCACGGTGCAGACGGGCACCAGTTGCCTGTTCGGCGAGGCCGCCCACCAGGTGTTCAGCGGACCAACCTCGGACTCGTTCGACGTCGAGACGTTCCTCCGCTCGGGCACCGACACCATCTACCTGCTCGTCGACGAGAACCAGGCCGAAGCGCTCGCACCCCTGGTCACCGCGTTCGTGGACGAGATCACCACCACCGCGAAACGCCTCGCCCTGCGCGCACCCACCGGGCGGCTGGACCCACCGCTGGGCATGATCCTCGACGAGGTCACGAACGTCGTGCCGCTGCCCGATCTGCCGCAGCTCATGTCGTACGCGGCCGGTAGCGGGATCTTCGTCGCCGCCGTCCTGCAGAACCTCGCTGCCGCCGAACAACGCTGGGGAGCTGTCGGCCGCAAGATGCTGTGGGCCAACTCCACCATCAAGATCGCCCTCGGTGGCCTGGCCGGCGCGGACCTCGACGACTTCTCCCAACTGGCCGGCACCTACCGGGAGACCCTCCTGGTTCCTCAACGCAACGCCCACGGCGTCAGCGTCCAAGCCACCGTCGTCGACCGGAAAACGATGGCGCCCGAAGCCATCCGCGTCCTCGACGAAGAACACCGCGAGGCGTTGGTCATCCACGCCACCACCCCAGCCGTGAAGACCCGCATGGTCCGTCACTACGAAAGCCGCCACGCCAAGGACTACGCCCGAGCCACCCGAGACGCCCGCACCCTCATGGACCACACCCCGAAGGCAAACCGATGA
- a CDS encoding VirB4 family type IV secretion system protein: MLLRRKRGDDLPVVDLADVLGQLPHPAVISAREAAPERVRPEPTPPRRGWARPFAGRAARAPQVPVFRSSTGQMQGLYPWLYGQTMPPTGTYIGIDTQSGGSFSCHPIEWLRLGLITNPNFLITGVPGSGKSATIKLLCYRLMAYGVKAFVLGDIKNEYATLARHLGVEPMELGPGLGNRLNPLDSGPLGRNLPVDPEQLRERLDEIHRRRITLLSSLLVMRLGRALSPTEEAALSLAIKHASGEATGHSDLTDPTIPAVWALLRDPLPEMATELRIRGDDTAELREMIRPTADALGNMIHGSLSGLFDGPTTINLDFDAPIQTVDLSRIDGRGDETVAMTLACVSSWGQAAIDEPGGPVRMVIRDELWRAMRVPAMIRKVDSDLRLSRAQGTLQMLSTHRLADFEAVGAAGSEEVMIASNLIASCDVRVCLRQDTAPLAMTKEQIGLTDTECAHIASWSGEHVGRALWKVGRQPSQIVQTILTAQERQLFYTNERMAV, encoded by the coding sequence ATGCTGTTGCGGCGTAAGCGAGGCGACGACCTGCCCGTGGTGGACCTGGCCGACGTCCTCGGTCAACTGCCTCACCCGGCCGTCATCTCGGCCAGGGAAGCGGCACCGGAGCGGGTCCGGCCCGAGCCGACGCCACCGCGACGCGGCTGGGCCCGCCCGTTCGCCGGCCGGGCCGCCCGCGCTCCGCAGGTCCCGGTCTTCCGCAGCTCCACTGGCCAGATGCAGGGCCTCTACCCGTGGCTGTACGGGCAGACCATGCCCCCGACCGGCACCTATATCGGCATCGACACCCAATCCGGGGGCAGCTTTTCCTGCCACCCCATCGAGTGGCTGCGACTGGGGTTGATCACGAACCCCAACTTCCTGATCACCGGTGTCCCCGGGTCGGGTAAGTCGGCCACCATCAAGCTGCTCTGCTACCGGCTGATGGCCTACGGGGTCAAAGCGTTCGTTCTCGGCGACATCAAGAACGAATACGCCACCCTCGCCCGGCACCTCGGCGTCGAACCCATGGAACTCGGCCCCGGCCTCGGCAACCGGCTCAACCCCCTGGACAGCGGACCCCTGGGACGTAACCTGCCCGTCGACCCCGAACAGCTACGCGAGCGACTGGACGAAATCCACCGCCGCCGCATCACTTTGTTGTCATCGCTGCTGGTCATGCGCCTCGGCCGTGCCCTGTCACCGACGGAGGAAGCGGCCCTGTCCCTGGCGATCAAACACGCTTCCGGGGAGGCGACCGGTCACAGTGACCTGACCGACCCGACCATCCCCGCTGTCTGGGCACTGCTTCGTGACCCGCTGCCGGAGATGGCGACCGAACTGCGCATCCGCGGGGATGACACCGCGGAACTGCGGGAGATGATCCGACCCACGGCCGACGCTCTGGGCAACATGATCCACGGCTCTCTCAGCGGCCTGTTCGACGGACCCACCACGATCAACCTGGACTTCGACGCACCAATCCAGACCGTCGACCTGTCCCGGATCGACGGGCGCGGTGACGAAACCGTGGCAATGACCCTCGCGTGTGTGTCGTCCTGGGGACAGGCGGCGATCGACGAACCCGGCGGCCCGGTCCGCATGGTCATCCGCGACGAACTTTGGCGAGCCATGCGCGTCCCCGCCATGATCCGCAAAGTCGACTCCGACCTACGGCTGTCCCGCGCGCAGGGCACCCTGCAGATGCTCAGCACCCACCGGCTCGCCGACTTCGAAGCAGTCGGCGCCGCCGGCAGCGAAGAAGTCATGATCGCCAGCAACCTCATCGCCTCCTGCGACGTCCGGGTCTGCCTACGCCAAGACACCGCCCCCCTCGCCATGACCAAAGAGCAAATCGGGCTCACCGACACCGAATGCGCCCACATCGCCTCATGGTCCGGCGAACACGTCGGCCGAGCCCTGTGGAAAGTCGGACGGCAGCCCAGCCAAATCGTGCAGACAATCCTGACCGCCCAAGAGCGGCAGCTGTTCTACACCAACGAGCGGATGGCGGTGTAG
- a CDS encoding SCO6880 family protein → MSTNSDHSTRTYFGWQHEKVAFLFGMTLQRVVMVAAAVLAAIWPLASARMQAGVVLWPVAAILTALAFLRLGGRTVDEWVLAFTSYHLGRSRTRHRFLSAAFAPEATADKTAPKPMDLPGLLAPIKIMEGRGPTGAPLAVAYHRLDRTYTAVARVRYSGISLVDSSRRDQRVASWGALLARLCTEGNPIIRVQALQRIVPESGAALRRWHADHVADGAPRQAVEVTSGLLAGATLSTSGREAYLAFTMDERRASGAIKGAGGGSAAAAGILTRHLRALGASIAGADLQIESWLGPRDLAEVIRTAYDPHSGRHLAERRANASAVNADGLAAGVDPAVAGPAAAESKPHAYAHDGAHSVTYWIHDWPRNQVYATVLAPLLGEGVHRRSFSMHIEPLGPREASRKVMGERTKRSVAVGMRQRTKQIVPEHERQALARAEAQDAELAAGHGLVRFTGYVTLTVTDADQLEDACLALEADAAAARIEIRRMWYAHDVGFVMGALPLGFGLPKKRW, encoded by the coding sequence GTGAGCACCAACTCCGACCACAGCACCCGCACCTACTTCGGGTGGCAGCACGAGAAGGTCGCGTTCCTGTTCGGGATGACACTCCAACGCGTCGTGATGGTCGCCGCAGCGGTACTCGCCGCGATCTGGCCCCTCGCGTCCGCGCGGATGCAGGCCGGCGTGGTCCTCTGGCCAGTCGCCGCGATCCTGACAGCGTTGGCCTTTCTCCGCCTGGGCGGACGCACCGTCGACGAGTGGGTCCTCGCCTTCACCTCCTACCACCTCGGCAGATCCCGCACCCGCCACCGATTCCTGTCCGCCGCCTTCGCCCCCGAGGCCACGGCGGACAAGACCGCGCCGAAACCGATGGACCTACCCGGCCTCCTCGCCCCGATCAAAATCATGGAAGGTAGAGGGCCAACCGGCGCACCCCTGGCAGTGGCCTACCACCGCCTGGACCGCACCTACACCGCGGTCGCCCGGGTGCGGTACTCCGGCATCAGCCTGGTCGACTCCAGCCGCCGCGACCAACGCGTCGCGAGCTGGGGGGCACTCCTCGCCCGGTTGTGCACCGAAGGGAACCCGATCATCCGGGTGCAGGCGTTGCAGCGGATCGTGCCGGAGTCCGGCGCCGCGCTGCGCCGCTGGCACGCCGACCACGTCGCCGACGGGGCACCACGGCAGGCGGTCGAGGTCACCTCGGGTCTACTGGCCGGCGCCACCCTCTCGACCAGCGGCAGGGAGGCGTATCTCGCGTTCACCATGGACGAGCGCCGCGCCTCCGGGGCGATCAAGGGCGCCGGTGGTGGAAGTGCCGCAGCCGCCGGCATCCTCACCCGTCACCTTCGCGCCCTGGGCGCGTCGATCGCCGGAGCGGATCTGCAAATCGAGTCCTGGCTCGGGCCGCGTGATCTCGCCGAGGTCATCCGGACCGCCTACGACCCGCACTCGGGGCGGCACCTGGCCGAGCGGCGCGCCAACGCGAGCGCCGTGAACGCCGACGGCCTGGCAGCCGGCGTAGACCCGGCGGTCGCTGGCCCGGCAGCTGCGGAAAGCAAACCGCACGCCTACGCCCACGACGGCGCCCATTCCGTGACGTACTGGATTCACGACTGGCCGCGTAACCAGGTGTACGCCACCGTCCTCGCGCCGCTGCTCGGTGAGGGTGTGCACCGCCGGTCGTTCTCCATGCACATCGAACCCCTTGGGCCTCGGGAGGCGTCTCGGAAGGTGATGGGGGAGCGGACCAAACGCTCTGTCGCCGTCGGGATGCGTCAACGGACCAAGCAGATCGTGCCCGAGCACGAACGGCAGGCGCTGGCCCGTGCGGAGGCGCAGGATGCCGAACTCGCCGCCGGCCACGGACTGGTCCGCTTCACCGGCTACGTGACGTTGACCGTCACCGACGCCGACCAGCTCGAAGACGCCTGCCTGGCCCTGGAAGCCGACGCCGCCGCGGCCCGGATCGAAATCCGCCGCATGTGGTACGCGCACGACGTCGGCTTCGTCATGGGCGCCCTCCCGCTCGGCTTCGGCCTACCGAAGAAGAGGTGGTAA
- a CDS encoding M23 family metallopeptidase: protein MKLLALTPITPIALALAIAVSAVGSGALDPVASTAGCLPAVTEGSPAQTALKALAPTALANAKTIYDTSTQMKLPVRAAVIGIATALQESYLKNMANSNVPRSLTLPHEGVGSDHDSVGLFQQRPLPPDGEGGWGTVQELMTPAISATKFFSKMRTIGGWETMPLTVVAQQVQVSAFPDAYAKHEPLATAIVNAITDGTLTCTAPGSPSASGWIKPVNGTFTSGFRTPDRPDHDGVDVAAPKGTPIYAAAAGIVITATCDAPNCDTDGSIDTPGCGWFVEIAHADQTSTRYCHMLRQPFVAKGQPVTTGQQIGTVGTSGNSTGPHLHFETHTSTPPTSANATEPFAFMRAREVDLG from the coding sequence ATGAAACTGCTCGCGCTCACACCCATCACCCCCATAGCCCTCGCGCTCGCCATCGCCGTGTCCGCGGTCGGCAGCGGCGCCCTCGACCCCGTCGCATCCACGGCGGGTTGTCTTCCCGCCGTGACCGAGGGAAGCCCCGCGCAGACCGCACTCAAAGCGCTCGCTCCGACCGCTCTGGCTAACGCCAAGACCATCTACGACACGTCCACCCAGATGAAACTGCCCGTCCGGGCAGCGGTCATCGGCATCGCCACCGCGCTGCAGGAGTCCTACCTCAAGAACATGGCTAACTCGAACGTGCCCAGGTCACTCACCCTCCCGCACGAGGGCGTCGGCTCCGACCACGACAGCGTCGGCCTGTTCCAACAACGCCCCCTACCACCGGACGGCGAAGGCGGATGGGGCACCGTGCAGGAACTCATGACCCCCGCCATCTCCGCCACCAAATTCTTCAGCAAGATGCGCACGATCGGCGGCTGGGAAACCATGCCCCTCACGGTCGTCGCCCAACAGGTCCAGGTCAGCGCCTTCCCCGACGCCTACGCCAAACACGAACCCCTCGCCACGGCCATCGTCAACGCCATCACCGACGGCACACTCACCTGCACCGCGCCCGGATCCCCCTCCGCCTCGGGATGGATCAAACCCGTCAACGGCACCTTCACCAGCGGCTTCCGTACTCCCGACCGACCAGACCACGACGGCGTCGACGTCGCCGCCCCGAAAGGCACCCCCATCTACGCCGCTGCCGCCGGCATCGTCATCACCGCCACCTGCGACGCCCCGAACTGCGACACCGACGGCTCAATCGACACCCCCGGATGCGGCTGGTTCGTGGAGATCGCTCACGCCGACCAGACATCCACTCGCTACTGCCACATGCTCCGACAACCATTCGTCGCCAAAGGCCAACCCGTCACCACCGGCCAACAAATCGGCACCGTCGGCACCAGCGGCAACTCCACCGGACCCCACCTACACTTCGAAACCCACACCAGCACCCCACCCACCAGCGCAAACGCCACCGAACCGTTCGCCTTCATGCGCGCACGCGAAGTCGATCTTGGGTGA
- a CDS encoding NUDIX domain-containing protein, whose protein sequence is MQITDEVAVIVLTDRLGRVLMQQRGFDKRVEPGRWGPPCGLVEPGEDALTAAHRELLEETGLTATLEHCRVVEQVVAGGIGVRFHVFEGSTDARQEDVILGEGLAMLFLTRAEIASKELVSNARALFGQDMTPNLRRAVRAIVLDEDDRILLCRFAPPHPAVPDQADGVWAAPGGGIEPGEDPLTALRRELREETGLTVTVDPPHVWHQEIAAADLVPGLGGLINDYFLIRTSHFQPRGELTDDQLATEENLAAFRWWTLSEIVNYAGRELFSPRDLATPLTALLTTGTPMHPVHLGL, encoded by the coding sequence ATGCAGATCACAGACGAGGTTGCGGTCATCGTCCTCACCGACCGGCTTGGGCGGGTGTTGATGCAACAGCGCGGCTTCGATAAGCGTGTGGAGCCGGGACGGTGGGGGCCGCCGTGTGGGCTGGTCGAGCCCGGGGAGGACGCCTTGACCGCTGCTCACCGTGAGCTTCTGGAGGAGACCGGGCTGACCGCCACCCTTGAGCACTGCCGGGTGGTGGAGCAGGTCGTTGCCGGCGGAATCGGGGTGCGCTTCCACGTGTTCGAGGGCAGCACCGATGCCCGTCAGGAGGACGTCATTCTTGGCGAAGGGCTTGCGATGCTGTTCCTGACCCGTGCGGAGATCGCATCCAAGGAGCTGGTCAGCAACGCTCGGGCGTTGTTTGGCCAGGACATGACGCCGAATTTGCGCCGGGCCGTCCGTGCGATCGTGCTCGACGAGGACGACCGCATACTGTTATGCCGGTTCGCCCCTCCACACCCAGCAGTGCCGGATCAGGCGGACGGCGTGTGGGCGGCCCCAGGCGGCGGCATCGAGCCCGGCGAGGACCCGCTGACGGCCCTGCGTCGCGAACTTCGCGAGGAGACAGGTCTTACGGTCACCGTGGACCCACCGCACGTCTGGCACCAGGAAATCGCCGCCGCCGACCTCGTGCCCGGCCTCGGCGGCCTCATCAATGACTACTTCCTCATCCGCACGAGCCACTTCCAGCCCCGCGGCGAGCTCACCGACGACCAACTCGCCACCGAGGAGAACCTGGCCGCGTTCCGCTGGTGGACGCTCTCGGAGATCGTCAACTATGCCGGCCGTGAGCTGTTCTCGCCCCGCGACCTCGCCACACCGTTGACGGCGCTTCTCACCACCGGCACGCCGATGCATCCGGTCCACCTCGGCCTCTGA
- a CDS encoding SAM-dependent methyltransferase has product MTEDLEFPSGSKLDTTVPHSARIWNYWLGGKDNFAVDRAAGDEVIAHIPDIPIGAKSERAFLKRVVRFLVEDAGIRQFLDVGTGLPSADNTHEVAQSLDPRCRVVYIDNDPLVMAHARALLTSAPGGSCDYVEADLRQPDTILASARQTLDFSQPIGLMLLGVVNHLMDDDVAYDSVAQLVQAMPTGSYLVLTHSTAEIHGEPMLRVMRETTERGGTPIRARTKTELERFFDGLDLLEPGVVTCSRWRPHPESDEPEVYLFGGVGRIG; this is encoded by the coding sequence ATGACCGAGGACCTGGAGTTCCCCTCAGGCTCCAAACTGGACACCACGGTTCCGCACTCGGCGCGGATCTGGAACTACTGGCTCGGCGGCAAGGACAACTTCGCGGTCGACCGCGCCGCCGGCGATGAGGTGATCGCACACATCCCGGACATCCCCATCGGGGCCAAGTCCGAGCGCGCGTTCCTCAAGCGCGTGGTCAGGTTTCTCGTCGAGGATGCCGGCATCCGTCAGTTCCTCGACGTCGGCACCGGACTCCCCTCGGCGGACAACACCCACGAGGTCGCGCAGTCCCTCGACCCCCGCTGCCGGGTGGTCTACATCGACAACGACCCACTCGTCATGGCGCATGCGCGTGCGCTCCTGACCAGCGCACCGGGAGGCAGCTGCGACTACGTCGAAGCCGATCTGCGACAGCCGGACACGATACTCGCGTCCGCGCGGCAGACGCTCGACTTCTCGCAGCCGATCGGGCTCATGCTCCTCGGCGTCGTCAACCACCTCATGGACGACGACGTGGCGTACGACTCCGTCGCGCAGCTGGTACAGGCGATGCCCACCGGTAGCTACCTGGTACTCACCCACTCCACCGCGGAGATCCACGGCGAGCCGATGCTGCGCGTGATGCGGGAAACCACCGAGCGCGGTGGCACGCCAATCCGCGCCAGGACGAAGACGGAGCTCGAACGCTTCTTCGACGGGTTGGACCTGCTGGAGCCCGGCGTCGTTACGTGCTCGCGCTGGCGCCCCCACCCCGAGTCCGACGAGCCGGAGGTTTACCTGTTCGGCGGCGTCGGCCGCATCGGCTGA
- a CDS encoding nucleotidyltransferase family protein, whose amino-acid sequence MRNRELCDLVEASQPLMRALRAVRESGLPDAWIGAGVLRDVVWDQRYGHGFDFSQARDIDVAFFDPTDLTRDNDNHATARLASIWAEPPWEAKNQAAVHTWYPNRFGGDPVPALASIADAVATWPEYATAVAVRLDADGHIAVCAPHGLDDLLDGTWQRNPTRVSLEVSRQRLARHRPAERWPRVRVVG is encoded by the coding sequence ATGCGGAACCGCGAGTTGTGTGACCTGGTCGAGGCGAGTCAGCCGTTGATGCGAGCGCTGCGCGCCGTACGCGAATCGGGACTGCCGGATGCCTGGATCGGTGCTGGTGTCCTGAGGGACGTGGTGTGGGATCAGCGGTACGGGCACGGATTCGACTTCTCCCAGGCCAGGGACATCGACGTGGCGTTCTTCGACCCCACTGACCTGACCCGAGACAACGACAACCACGCCACCGCCCGCCTGGCATCGATATGGGCAGAACCCCCTTGGGAAGCGAAAAACCAAGCCGCCGTGCACACCTGGTACCCGAACCGATTCGGCGGTGACCCGGTCCCCGCGCTGGCCAGCATCGCCGACGCGGTAGCGACCTGGCCCGAGTACGCCACCGCCGTCGCCGTACGCCTCGACGCCGACGGGCACATCGCCGTCTGCGCACCACACGGCCTCGACGACCTCCTCGACGGCACCTGGCAGCGCAACCCGACCCGAGTCAGCCTGGAGGTGTCACGACAACGGCTAGCGCGGCATCGCCCCGCCGAACGCTGGCCTCGGGTCCGAGTCGTCGGGTGA
- a CDS encoding Imm32 family immunity protein, protein MKLDYYSAAEGVDIASARADLCHLADLVASGGELSLASSAHPRHLRGVLIEVTQGPVVIGVDDRSYLSIHGGAESRSLLADLLRDVSSMDDGGHVHLEYFEGHHFLAPDSVPLIVNSPHGGMPRG, encoded by the coding sequence GTGAAGCTTGACTACTACTCAGCAGCCGAAGGCGTCGACATCGCGAGTGCCCGGGCAGACCTTTGTCACCTCGCTGACCTGGTAGCAAGCGGAGGCGAGCTGAGCCTTGCCTCGTCCGCTCACCCTCGGCACCTACGGGGTGTGCTCATCGAAGTGACGCAGGGTCCCGTCGTCATTGGTGTCGACGATCGCAGCTATCTCAGCATCCACGGTGGCGCGGAAAGCCGGTCGCTCCTCGCCGACCTGCTACGCGATGTATCCAGCATGGACGACGGCGGCCACGTTCACCTGGAGTACTTCGAGGGCCACCATTTCCTGGCACCAGACAGCGTGCCGCTCATCGTCAACAGTCCGCATGGCGGGATGCCTCGGGGCTGA
- a CDS encoding IS5 family transposase (programmed frameshift), with product MVSDDLWAEIEPLLPPRPPRRHRFPGRKPLDDRKVLCGILFVLYTAIPWEYLPQELGFGSGMTCWRRLRDWNDADVWQRLHEVLLGKLRAADQLDMSRAVIDGTHIRALKGGPKTGPSPVDRRKPGSKHHVITDAGGIPLAVTLTGGNRHDVTQLLPLVDKIPPIKGIRGRPRQRPERIYADRGYDFDKYRRELRAKGITPVIARRGTDHGSGLGTRRWVVEQTIVLLHWFRRLRIRWEIRDDIHEAFLTLACAIICWRRLRRSELKVAR from the exons ATCGTCTCGGACGACTTGTGGGCCGAGATCGAACCGCTGCTGCCACCTCGACCGCCTCGCCGGCACCGGTTCCCCGGCCGCAAGCCCCTCGACGACCGCAAGGTGCTGTGCGGGATCCTGTTCGTGCTCTACACCGCGATCCCGTGGGAGTACCTACCCCAAGAACTCGGGTTCGGGTCGGGGATGACCTGCTGGCGCCGGTTGCGGGACTGGAACGACGCCGACGTGTGGCAACGCCTGCACGAAGTCCTGCTCGGCAAGCTGAGAGCCGCCGACCAACTGGACATGTCCCGGGCGGTGATCGACGGCACGCACATCCGGGCGCTCAAGGGTGGCC CCAAAACCGGTCCGAGCCCGGTCGATCGCCGCAAGCCAGGCTCGAAACACCACGTCATCACCGACGCCGGCGGCATCCCCCTCGCCGTCACACTGACCGGCGGCAACCGCCACGACGTCACCCAACTCCTGCCCCTAGTCGACAAGATCCCGCCGATCAAGGGCATCCGAGGCCGACCGCGACAACGACCCGAGCGGATCTACGCCGACCGCGGCTACGACTTCGACAAGTACCGCCGTGAGTTACGAGCCAAGGGCATCACCCCAGTCATCGCCCGACGCGGCACCGACCACGGCTCCGGACTCGGCACCCGACGCTGGGTCGTCGAACAGACCATCGTCCTACTGCACTGGTTCCGCCGCCTACGCATCCGCTGGGAGATCCGCGACGACATCCACGAAGCCTTCCTCACCCTCGCCTGCGCCATCATCTGCTGGCGCCGACTCCGCCGCTCAGAGCTGAAAGTTGCTAGATAG